From the genome of Athalia rosae chromosome 3, iyAthRosa1.1, whole genome shotgun sequence:
TTACGGTATACAACGAACCTGCGCAAGGTAGCGCCTGGCCTCGACCACGAGGATCAACGCGAGCCTACATTCTATcggcgatatattttttaccttgCGATTGATCCTGTCGATTTGCCGATTCTGATTCTCGAGCTCGCTACCCATGTCAATGGCCATGTTCCGGAGGTTCCCGATCATCGTGTTCACCTGGCCCATGTTATCCTCCATCTCGTCCTCCCGCGCGTCGTTCGTTATCTTCGCTATGTAACCGCCCTGCGGTCCCAGACCGTTGCGGTCGTCCATCACCCGCTGGGGCTGATTGTTGACCACCTTCCCGTCGTCGTTTCCTTTCCACGTGCCCTCGTCCTCTTTGAAGCTCGCCCCTCTGCGATTCAGACGAGTCAACTTCGTTAAAATTCTCACAGTTTCGGTCGACGTTCGGTTAGTTAGGGGATATTGTCAAGTCGAGTTTCGTTGAACTCGGGGGTACTGGGAGCGAATTGTGACAGTCTAAGGGAGGGGGTGGTGTTGAATATCAACGGCGTACTTGTTACAGGGTAATACGCAGAGACCGCAACATTTCTCCATCCCCGTCAAGTTCTTTTCAGCCTCTCGCATGTCAGCGTTGATCTGGTCCATGCCCTCTTCGATTCTGTCCAGTTGCTCTGTTTCAATGTGAACCAATCGGGTATTAGATAGATGAATCTCATTCCTTTgaaatataggtacgtatacagaGAAAACCACAAAACAATATCACCCAGCTCAGACAAAGCCCGTCGCACGTTTGACGTTAGAGTGGCAGGTTGGATAAAAAGTGAAGAATGACAATGAGCGAGTTGACCCGTGGTGAGAATTCGATTGACGGCCAGTCCGAAGCCGGACGACCGGCTCaaatttcgttatttcatGCTAGGGTCGAGTATCGAAAACTTTACAAGGGAGTTGGAAGCTCTTCGAGGTCTTGGATTGAAATTGATCCACCGCGCGCCTCTAAATCGAAACGATTGCGAACGATCGTCAGTACCCGGTTATACCGCGACAATTGATCAATCTACAGCGGTCAGTGGTCTTCGATAGATTCGGTTACAGTCTGGtatcaaatgaaaatcgaacgaatcggAGTTTCTTTgtacaaataaaacgaaagcgATGCATGCTCGATACAGGGatctcccccccccaccccatcAAACTAATGAAAAGACACAACTGCGGTATATCTCGaatgtttttgttgttgttgttttagTTGTTATtgtagcggcagcggcagcagcagcagttatTCGTGTTGTTCGTGGAGTCGCTATTCTTGTTGTTGTATCTGTATAATTAGTTTCGCCAAGTGTCGTCTCTGCGGTTCCACCAAACgaacgatatatttttacaaagaGAATTGACGGGGTTAGCAAATGGCGAAGATAATCAACGACAATGCAACAACGATCGATGACTCGTTGATCGTACAGCGACGCGGGTGAAATGGACCTGGAATTGCGGATGTCGAATGGCGATTGCTCGAGGCTGACAATTCTAATAACTTAGAGGTACACGATCCACCCGTGTCAGCGTCGGTATGGTATATCAATGAGTGTGAGGCATGGTAttgatatataaatacatatatatcacaGATATCGGTATACGGGTGGTACGGGTGAGGGTGAGGGTACGGGTATCGGTATCGGTCGGTATTGGTATTGGTATCGGTATGCCTAATGATGTATACAATGTAACGCATATATGATCTAAGCACCAACGGTCAAAAGTTAGAGGTGTCAACGTCCCCATCGGGTCAAAGACGGatcggcgtttttttttgtttttttattttttttatttttctaaaaaaatggCCGCGTGTCGCAGGGTTGTGTTGTGTGTTCGTTGgttgatattatatacgtatatatatataggtatatgtaatatCTACTGATGTGCGGGGGTGTCAGCAGAGCTAGTTAATTAATGTTAGTCTAGGTAATGGCTTACCGCCTTGCTCGTCCAGCATTACGAGGGTTTTCATCCCGACCTCGTGGCTCTAAACAGGGAACCGACCAATCAGAAGCGTCGTTATCTCACCCACTGCCAGAACCCTCTTACTCAGAATCCGTAGCAAAAAAAACTAGGAGATCGGAGCGGCCTAGTGAAAATTTACGCCTACCAAATTTTCCCCCTGCTGCACCGTGCCCTTTTTCACGGTATAACGAACtatcgtatacatatgccCGACATCGGCAATTCCCGAGAAATAAGTTTCAaagttcgattgaaaaaaaaaaaacccggtaAGTATAGCATAGACGAGAATTTCAAGGGACCTCGAGAATTCCTCGCGACGAGATAATTGTGAAAACGTGTAATCGATTCGTTGCAGATAAGGTGTCGTCGTTGAATATTCGTCGAGTGCGAATCAGTGAAATACAATTGTTGCGCGATGACGAGGGTACGCGTTTCGCGTTCAGATGAAAGATACACACGTGATATACATTACGGTATGCCTAGGTATCAAGATGAAATTTACGGACCAGTAAGAGGGTGGAAGTGGTGTTGCTTTTCAAACATATTCTTTACGTATAAACCCAGCGGAATAAATTTGTCTATCTACGTTACTCTTTGGTTACCTATTGGGAGGTATTAATAATGGTTAGTTGGGGAATCAGATTTGTGCtgctgaaaatttataaccgGCAACTAATTTCAATATCCCGGGTGGTCAACATTGAGTCAAAGTTGCTACGGGTATAGGTACAAGCCGCCCTTAACTATGGTTAATATTATAATGAGTATAATACCTATTAGTATgatatgtacaatatatccaaataggtacgtatacattatacaataTACCTACGAAACGATTTAAAATAGTGTTGGTTAGTTAGTCAGTCAGTTTAAGTTACTTAGTTGGTTAGATGGTTAGTTAattagttagttagttagttagttagttagttagttagttacACATAGTTACAGTTGATCGTTAAGGACTCCGAGTGAACCCCTGAAAAGCATCGTTAGATTTTGATAGCCACATGCACACCAGCACCCAAGTGAGGGTCAATGTGACGTAGCTTACCGCCTTGGTGGTCCAACATCATCAGAGTGTTTGCTCCAACTTCCTCGCTCTACGGCGCCCCCACAACGAAAACATATATAGGACCACCaagattattcattattcCGAATTAATCATCACAAGTCATTAAAGTAGTGAGGGGGAAAAGAGTCAAGTAACAAAAGAAAACTATCGATAGGACGGGCCCAGTGTCTTACCGGAAACCAAcccccaaaaattgaaatcaaccGCCACCCCGGCGAAGTTCGACGGTCGTCGTAACTTCGATTCTTATCGTTGGACATTCTTTCCTTTCACCCCGATCGCGATGGTACACAGCAAATTTTGCAGTCGGGCAAATCTCAGCGTCGAAACGCGTGGCTTTTCGACGATATGGAATCCCAAGATAATCCGGTAAGACATTAGGTAcgacaaataataaatatcgaaTATTGAAGCTAACGTGATATGTACAATAAATGGTAACTGCAATGAGCACCTATACTAAATGAATAACTTGTCACATGTTGTTGACGTTAAAGAAATGCGCGGGTGGTCGTAAATACGTAATGaatcgataataatataatatgagaacaacagtgaaaataattatagaatAACAACGGAGACAAAGATGACGATGGttgtaacgatgataataacaataacgatgataataataacgatggaGATGACGAtggcgatgatgatgatgatgatgatatctAACAAAGTGATTCGAACCAGTATGAGTATTCGATATTAcaggaaaaagataaattacAAACAGACAGACTACTGCTATAACGGGACAGGTACAGTATTACACTAGATTACGAAGATTGAAAGCAACACAGCTAAAAGCTCTGGTGAGGCTACGATTAATTACGCAGTTTATCTGTGATGATGTATCTAcatggagaaaagaagagagtaaattatacttattattttgtcaaaaaaaagtGACGCGTACAGCTTTCGTGGGGAAAATTGTTATTGTATACCGCAATAATGCATCTTTCGCTAAGCAACAAACAATGATTTTGTCGGTCAAAGAACAATTAACTATATTTCCGCTCGGTACGATTCATCAAAAAAACCTCTACGTGCTACTCTTTTgctaaaaaatttaaataaatttaactTTTTGCTCAACTCGGCGTAGGTATCCTATTTGCCTTCCCTTTCCTTCCATTGCTATATTCCCTCATTCGTTTGCCTCGATTAATTTCGTTACTCTACGGGTTGCTTTTGTATGTATCATGTATACTTGCTTCCTTTTCACCTGTCCTTCGTCGGTCATtgctcaaaaatttttcatcgttattctTTCTAACGTATCGCGAGTAGTATGTCTGAAAGTGTTTCATTGTTAGCACAAACACGGGTAAATGGATACAGAGTGTTACTGCGAAGGGGTGTGATGTATAGTACGTAAGTTCATCGGTGTGCCGCGAAtcggttgtaaatttttttgccaaattttcGTGTAAGGGCGGGTACGTATATAGAGATTGAGATTTTCTCACCGTGGGCACAATTACATCACGGGGTGATCATATTTAACTGTATATATTTTGTGTAACCGATAAACGGACCAACATCttaccaaccaaccaaccaagcCAGCGCAAACTTTAAACGTCGACTCTACACGTTGTGTACGTAAAGCACATCTTGCACTCTCTCACCTTTTGGTACCTAGCTGCGACCCAACTAAAACAGCTCCTCGAATCATGCTCATCGATTTTACGTTCGACTGGCTGCAACGGGTGGtgtgaataaaatcgaacgtcCCGATCGGCGGCGGCTCGTTATCGCTACGGACTTGGGTCCCTCCCCTCGGCCATTTTGATCCACGTGAAAACAGCCGAGCATCGGGGGGGCACCTCGATTTTACTCACGCTCCCCAATGTGCTTGACCCGATCGAGTCGATGTACTTTTTAACATGCAACGCGGTGTCGTGATTGCGTCACCTTCGTTACgtattcgtattatttttctctgtattatttttcaattctaccGTCTAGCTACGCGTAGAGGAGAGTCGGGCGGATCGGCGACGGGGGGATACCGAGCCCTCCCTTGTTTACAAAAATACGCCCCACTGTCCTCTACGACGACGTGTGAGTGTTATACGGTGTAAAAATACGTAAGGTGTAACATCGCGTTGTCAGGGGAAGGAATATCGATATTTCGAAAGAAATCGTATTTGTCTGAtcgtctatatgtatatagagtcTCGTGTCGATGGTGTCGGGTTTgcagtccccccccccccccgcccgcccCCCTCAGAGGGTTCGAGAATGTATCATTGCTTAGATTATATAGCATCAATTATATATCATTGTATTAATGGAGAGGGGATGTTGGTCGGAAGAAAGTGGGTAAAAGAGAACGACGAAGTTATCGAATTGCCATAGACACGTGGGGAGGTAAGAGGAATATACACGATCGTCGACATGGGTGTAAAACCATGTCCGAGAACGattcagaaataaaatgatgagattttttttaacgaaagtTTACCTCCGTCTCGCAGCCGTGAATATGCCATGCGGTGTCAAGGGCGAAAATACGATCGGAGGTCAAGGCTCGTGTAGCGAATGACACTGGAGTATCACACACGGTgcccgaggaaaaaaaagtcgtggGCGAAGAGTGGATGGCGAAAAGATGACCGGGGTGAATTTTGGCATGTTCTGTCATTCGGCTCAACAATTATTCGTTTCGATGGCAAAGCAGCACTCGTCAATCGTAGGCATACTACTGCACCGTACACGCGCACAGACGCACAcacagacacacacacacgcacacacacattaTTGACGACGGACGTAGAATTTCGTGTGTAATGCGGACAATGATATGACAAGTaagcgtataaaaaaaaaggaatatatatattcctcgaagcgcataaattatttccaaagGTGAAAAAGGTGTGGTAAGTGTAGATCAGAGAATGGTGGGTATTAGTTATACgcgtaaaaaaatcgagaagctatataatagagaaaataaacgaactgGGGTAATGTTAGTTTGAGGGTAAGTGGTTCACTCACCTCCCTGGTCGTCCAGGGCGACCAGAGTACGGATGCCAGCCTCCTTGCTCTACGTTAGACAGAGGCAGCACAACACACACAACCACCACCAGTGTTAGAGAGTCGGTATAATAATGTTATATAATATCGGTATAATATCGGTATATCGGTGGTAGGAGTGCTCGTAGTAGAAGTGGCGGTGGTAAGGGGTAGCGGTAGCGGTAGCGCTGTTACCAGTAGTATTTCCAGTAGTATACAAAAGTAGTGGTAGTGGTATTGTTAGTAGCTGTGGTATCGGTATCGGTATCGGCAGCTGTATCTGTAGTGGGTGATCGATCGCTAGCGGGAGATCACGAGGAAACAGGTGGGCTAGTACATCCTAGAGACTGAGAATAAGTGGATCTCATCGAATAATCGAACGTTAGATTAGCCCCGCAGGCAGCGCCGAGTATTTTGGTTCTGTTATCTGAAAATTCCCTGTATACAAAGTAGGTAACACATAATGGGCAGGGTATACCTGGTACTCGTTGGAACGGCAGGGGTACGCTTATCCCTCTGCAtgacttcaaaaaattcctctccattttttttttttttcgattaccgTCCGTGTTCCGATCTGACAATGTCAACCGCCGTCCATGGAGTGTCTCGATCGCGACAAACGGAGACGTCGATCGTATGGAATTCCcccgatttcaaaaaatccatGGActgcgttgatttttttttagttcgtgAAAACGATATCGCGAATTTACTCGAACGACGAAATCGACGATCAAACCGACGGGGAGCTCgcaatgtacacgtatatcgggGATCGAGAGCCTGGTATAAGTTCGGTTTTATGAGACAGACGGAGAAATCTGTATCGGGTGAAGTGTTGGAGTTTCGGGGGGTGCAGGCGATGTTGTCCCTCGTTAGGAGAGTGGTGACAAGTTTCGTATGCTGCGGATTGGCACGACACAAACACAAACACAAACATACACAGACACATGGCGCGACAACACTGAGAGCCCCGGATCAGCCAGCAGCAGCAAATTGCCGACATTTTTCGTCCTCCTTCTCAAGCCTTACCCTAGCCCCAGCTCTTAGAGTTGACCGATTTAAATAAAGGGACTTTCGACCGCGAGGGATCTCACACGGTTTCAAGACGAAAAGCCGCGTAGAACGACCTTTGATTGTAAAGTTACCTCGAGTCAGAGGAGTCTGTTGAATACGAAGAATTCTTAATCTCATTAAAAATACCGATCATCGAATGTCCGGTATTgcttatcgtcgtcgttgttgtctAGGCTGTTcgttagtttgaaaaatttcacaaatgtATCATTCAATTCGTATTTCTATCGCGGATCAACGTCATCTCAATCATCGTTATCTGTAACGGATTCAGAAAAAATAAGGGCGGACCGGCGTTGAGAAGGAAGACGATTTAGTGCCATCAACTATGTCATTatgattaattgataattgttTCCGACGACATTGTCATCGTTGTTATCATTCGATATTTAATATGATGgtattatttttagttttattgcGATAGTTTCGCTTTTCCCCcacttcccctttttttcttctgtttgtATTCACTCGGTTCGTGTGATTTATATAATATCGGTATATGGATATGTTTTGCAATAAAACTTTGATGTTTCGTATTTATGTTTGTATTGGTCTTCTACGACCAATTTGGTCTCCgatgattcaaatttctccTATCGAACTAGGATGTACGATTCCGTTTATGGTCGGCTGActatgaattaaaaaagaaaaaaaaaacaacgtaatcgaaagaaattctcTCAAATGTGATATCTCCGTATCAGTGAAGACACGTAATGCATGTATGTGTGTTTGTAACTGATCAACTGTGAATTCATTGCGATTAACTTTGATTTGGCAATATTATATAATCTGTCTGGtaatgtatattttcttcttcacatctcgctatatgtatatacttttcttctccattCTCCATTTATTTTGCATTCCTTCGATTTCGAATCTTATACAaacgaattttcatctctcaCAATTAAAGTATAAATGCGAATGCTAAATTCAACGAGTCAGTAATAACGAGGCAACATTAACCAGTGTACTACGAGTACGTATCTACACATCCAGCAGTAGGTGATGGTAGGTAGTGGGTGGCAGCGTCATCGACAACATACCTTGGGTACGTATTATAGGTGTCACATATGAAAAGAAGAGTGTGTAGACGACAGTAAAGAACAATCTGAGATAGCGGAGTGATAGAATAGAGTTAGAATTAGATACATAGACGAACGAGGTTGTAACGAGTGTGTTAAGAGACACAGGTAGCACGAGCATTAGAGGGAAGTGGAGGTATGAAGTATGCATGACCTGAATGAACATAATATCGTGAACATCGCCTACAAAGAAATCTCAAATCGCGATAACCGGAAGAGATACTCGTACGCGGTTCAACCTACGGTTACATTCCGTATCTTTATTGAAAATCATAACTCTGAGAACAGGGCTGGAAaagttttgtcttttttttttttttttcttaatatcCTCCCAGTTTTTCGAACAGcggtacgaaataaaaaaaaaggacaaagtAGATTCGAGACATCGTCGACGAAACTCGATCATGTCTCCGCATGTTGGCGAGAAAACGCAAATTTACTgctcagatatttttcaaagttttcatttttcgacatTTCAACGGCAACGGAATGTTCCGTCACAGTTATTTCACAGCGAATTTTAATGTATGTTTAGTTggatgatattattatatttaaacACAGAGACAGGGTGACGGATCAGCCACTACATTTCAGCCCGTTATCAGCaccagcagtagcagcagcagcaacagcagcagaaTTTCAGTTACAAACACCACATACATCGACCGATCAGACGCTTTGATTAACATGGGCATATAAGTGTATATACCCATGTGCGCAGGtatattgtaattatattaaATTGAACAGCTATTTTGATACCCTGGGCTATCAAGGGGAGACTCGGTTGTCCTTGGAAATCTAACGAACAAATTATATGTTTAACAGATACACACATGGACATTGATATCGTTAACAATATAGTTGAGTTGTTTAacgattatttaattaattttactcGCTAAGCGACTACGGACGTTCACCGCTGACCGATTGATAACGACTAAACAAGAACAATAGAATACAGAGTGAAAGAGatggatatatacctataatagaAAAATGGTGTGCTCTGCACGGTCATCCATAAACCTATATCGAGAGCTATCAACTAGTCGGGCGTAATccacaaataaaaattaatccaatTGAAAAGAAACGTCAAAAAAGATACGCAAAATATCACAGATGTAGCgtgtgaggaaaaaattgttattcgtTACTCGTCGATATCCATGTAAACTCAATGTatcaaagaatgaataaatgaaattgaacgtccaagatcgaagaaaaaattgacaattatCTTATAGCGAACGACAAGTGAGTAGGTGGAAGTCGAGCcttatgaaatgaaattttttgacagtCAGAAAAGTGTGGTCCACGACATTGTGGTTATTAGCTCTCGATATAACAGCGTGATCCCTACGAACGTCGGATATTTAAAACGTATAGTCGGGATGTAGACGTTTTCATAGTCGCGATGATAATCATACCTGGCGATATTGGTAGCCTGGTATTGGCAGTAGTAACAGAGTTAACAGATGCTATAACAGTAGCAGTGGcagtagaagtagaagtagaagtagaagtagtagtagtagtagtaaagGTATCGGTAGCGGTAGCAGTAATGGTACGAGTGCCAATGGTATCGTTATTAGTAGTACAGTAGCAGTGGCAGTAGTAGTAGCGGTACAAGtatagaagtagaagtagaagtagtTTGCGGATGCGGTAGCAGTAAGGACCTAGAAGACTCATTTGGACAAACATAGAACCATTTCACCAATTACAATGATAATAGTTAGGTCTTTCTTATATTCGAACGAACCGTCCCCTGGCGAATAACGAGATTTCAGGACTTAGTTTTTCTTAACCGGCTGAGAGATTTCCTCCAGTCTTCGATATCGACGTCTCAATCGTTATTCGCTAGGCGACGCGAATCGTTCACATTCAATTCATAGAGGCAACTAAGTTCATGTGATAACGTATAGTAAAAGTTATATAACTTGCAGCAGGAGGTCGGCTGCAAGCGCAAACTTACCTCCTCGCATAACGCCAGCATACGCCTCGTGCTCTCCAacgactgaaaaataaaacgttcaAATGAGACCTCGAAATCAAGGAGACGGACTTGGAAAGAAGAGGATATCGGCCTTCGCCGTCGACTCACCTCATCTGTGGTTTGACCAGCCTTCAGTTGGAGTTCCTGAAGTTCGGTACGCGGAGGTCCGGCTCCCGCGCCTCCATCGGGACCGGCGTCCCCACCGGGTCCACCCGCTGTAGTAGGTGCAGGCATGATCACTgcgtttctctctttctccttcggAGAGCGGTTCCCTTTTATTTCCGACGTGTACTCTTTCCGGTATGCCTTCTCCGCCGCCCACAGCAATCGCTCGGTTATTTATTCCACCCCTGCAGTTATTCTTCCTTCGAACGAGAGCGACGAGCGACAAgactgaaacaaaaaggaagaagaatacATCAGGCGACCGCGAAAGTCTTCCTACTTCTGACGAGCTTGGTAAGAACCGATTTGGTTCCACTTCCGAGAAGAAGTGCAGGTCGAGGAAGACGAGAGAAGAGCTAGAGGTCGCCACAACGAAAATGGCAGATCTTAACGTCCTGGTACCGCAAATCAATACTACGAGAACCGCGCgactgtacacgtatacgtatcaaACTACCAAAAACTATAGACAtaagtgtacgtatattgtatgCCATTGTAGGTACGAATAAACTCGGATACAACGTGTCTTCcaccaaaaatcgaatctcgAGCTTCGTTTGAAATCGGAAGTTTTTGCCAACTGTTTCATTTCAAATAACTTCCGAATgatgaattgaaaacttgGAGAACCTAGATGACACCTTGTCCTCCCCCTATGAATTCATGACGAAATATGTCGAGGCAGCTGAAAACGGGAT
Proteins encoded in this window:
- the LOC105685439 gene encoding synaptosomal-associated protein 25 isoform X4, with protein sequence MSRWRARGVCWRYARRARRLASVLWSPWTTRESEEVGANTLMMLDHQGEQLDRIEEGMDQINADMREAEKNLTGMEKCCGLCVLPCNKGASFKEDEGTWKGNDDGKVVNNQPQRVMDDRNGLGPQGGYIAKITNDAREDEMEDNMGQVNTMIGNLRNMAIDMGSELENQNRQIDRINRKGESNETRIQVANERAHQLLK
- the LOC105685439 gene encoding synaptosomal-associated protein 25 isoform X2, with amino-acid sequence MPAPTTAGGPGGDAGPDGGAGAGPPRTELQELQLKAGQTTDESLESTRRMLALCEESKEAGIRTLVALDDQGEQLDRIEEGMDQINADMREAEKNLTGMEKCCGLCVLPCNKGASFKEDEGTWKGNDDGKVVNNQPQRVMDDRNGLGPQGGYIAKITNDAREDEMEDNMGQVNTMIGNLRNMAIDMGSELENQNRQIDRINRKGESNETRIQVANERAHQLLK
- the LOC105685439 gene encoding synaptosomal-associated protein 25 isoform X1, yielding MPAPTTAGGPGGDAGPDGGAGAGPPRTELQELQLKAGQTTDESLESTRRMLALCEESEEVGANTLMMLDHQGEQLDRIEEGMDQINADMREAEKNLTGMEKCCGLCVLPCNKGASFKEDEGTWKGNDDGKVVNNQPQRVMDDRNGLGPQGGYIAKITNDAREDEMEDNMGQVNTMIGNLRNMAIDMGSELENQNRQIDRINRKGESNETRIQVANERAHQLLK
- the LOC105685439 gene encoding synaptosomal-associated protein 25 isoform X3, which translates into the protein MPAPTTAGGPGGDAGPDGGAGAGPPRTELQELQLKAGQTTDESLESTRRMLALCEESHEVGMKTLVMLDEQGEQLDRIEEGMDQINADMREAEKNLTGMEKCCGLCVLPCNKGASFKEDEGTWKGNDDGKVVNNQPQRVMDDRNGLGPQGGYIAKITNDAREDEMEDNMGQVNTMIGNLRNMAIDMGSELENQNRQIDRINRKGESNETRIQVANERAHQLLK